The Podospora pseudocomata strain CBS 415.72m chromosome 1 map unlocalized CBS415.72m_1, whole genome shotgun sequence genome has a segment encoding these proteins:
- the VPS28 gene encoding Vacuolar protein-sorting-associated protein 28 (EggNog:ENOG503NV62; COG:U), translating to MLNRQPYAPTPHSYVPNSTLSATINLDEEVKLADTRAERDLQDSLAEIFSIIVTLDELERAFLKDAIPEADYTEICERSLKQYKSLVADEAVARAFVGLEEFKAEWDLEVPRATERIRVGMPSTTVDASAGHHGGGGGGGGNGSKSENSGGKNPSGQLILEATQDFITFLDALKLGLLAKDQLHPLLTDVIQSANKVTDRDFENRGKIVQWLITLNQMKATEELSEDQARELELDINSAYQGFKATL from the exons ATGCTAAACAGGCAACCATATGCGCCGACACCGCACAGCTACGTGCCAAACTCTACGCTCTCGGCGACTATAAATCTCGATGAG GAAGTGAAACTAGCCGACACCCGCGCTGAGCGCGACCTTCAAGACTCCCTCGCCGAAATTTTCAGCATCATAGTCACCCTCGACGAGCTCGAAAGGGCCTTCCTCAAGGACGCCATCCCCGAAGCAGACTACACCGAAATATGCGAGCGCTCTCTCAAACAATACAAGTCCCTAGTCGCCGATGAAGCAGTCGCCCGCGCCTTTGTCGGACTGGAGGAATTCAAAGCAGAATGGGACCTTGAAGTGCCCCGCGCCACAGAGCGCATTCGCGTGGGGATGCCCTCCACAACAGTGGACGCATCTGCTGGACACcacggaggcggcggcggtggtggaggaaatgGTTCCAAGTCTGAAAACTCGGGTGGTAAAAACCCTAGTGGACAGCTCATTCTGGAGGCGACGCAGGACTTTATCACGTTTTTGGATGCGTTGAAGCTGGGCTTGCTGGCAAAGGACCAGTTGCATCCTCTGCTGACGGATGTGATCCAGTCTGCGAACAAGGTGACGGATAGGGACTTTGAAAACAGGGGCAAGATTGTCCAGTGGCTGATTACGCTCAACCAGATGAAGGCTACGGAAGAGCTGAGCGAGGACCaggcgagggagttggagCTGGACATCAACTCTGCGTATCAGGGTTTCAAGGCTACCCTCTAA
- the NOC2 gene encoding Nucleolar Complex 2 protein (EggNog:ENOG503NWMH; BUSCO:EOG09262N5O; COG:J) — MGASKKNAKATKKFEQKHLSGVLERRKAVAKIKQKQQIKEKKQAKRAKDDEFFKGADGTVKRPTNKKPGTQGTEMSVDDFFKGGFEILDKGAPTENGKTAALGKRKRGEANAREETSDQSDGSDVDVSDNEEDVVTDSEAGFSDEEDEEDLGMSKNAMAALAEKDPEFYKFLKENDPEALDFDENASLDEVDELSGSDEEDEQPKKKQKKGKKAQEEEEVDDSAHELTKAMVAKWEKALNETKSLKAAKQTVIAFRCAAHLNEEDEENPQRYSIKNPEVFHNILMVALKLIPEVLNHHLPVKESAAGRAYVQTETKKFKTLSNLIKSFAASIIRLLGTLSDDATVKLTLNALQPLLPYLLSFRKLLKVLIKTIVAFWSQPASSDSTRITAFLVIRRLTVVSDKGVREAVLKATYRGLFDNSKHTNHNTIQGINLMKNSAAELWGLDQSLGYTTAFTSIRQLAIHLRNSIINNKQVHNVYNWQFVHALDFWSCVLSEHCSPLKEAEAGKESQLKLLIYPLVQVTLGVLRLIPTAIYFPLRFQLIRSLLRLSRATDTYIPLASCLLEVLSSAEMKKAPKQSTLKPLDFAVAYKAPKSYLRTRVYQDGVGEQVVELLSEFFVLWAKSIAFPEFSLPVVISLKRWLKEARKRSTGNKNGKLGGSLVLLVQKLEANAKFIEERRAKVEFAPKDRAQVEGFLKDLEVERTPVGAFVVGQRKLREERRRVVEEARKAEEGKRREEEREALEGGGGSDDEGGEEEEEDEMDVDEEELEADEEEEEGEDEEEMESE; from the coding sequence ATGGGTGCCTCTAAGAAGAACGCAAAGGCGACGAAGAAGTTCGAACAAAAACATCTCAGCGGTGTTCtcgaaagaagaaaagcgGTCGCCAAGATCAAACAGAAGCAgcagatcaaggagaagaagcaggccaAGCGCGCAAAGGACGATGAGTTCTTCAAAGGAGCCGATGGCACCGTCAAGAGACCAACGAACAAGAAGCCCGGTACGCAGGGAACCGAGATGAGCGTCGACGATTTCTTCAAGGGCGGTTTCGAGATCCTCGACAAGGGTGCGCCAACGGAGAATGGCAAGACTGCCGCTCTTGGAAAGCGGAAGCGCGGGGAGGCCAATGCCCGCGAGGAGACTTCTGATCAGAGCGACGGCAGCGATGTCGATGTTTCCGAcaacgaggaggatgtggttaCCGATAGCGAGGCTGGCTTcagcgatgaggaggatgaggaggatcttGGCATGTCCAAGAACGCCATGGCCGCTCTCGCCGAGAAGGATCCCGAATTCTACAAGTTCTTGAAGGAGAACGACCCGGAGGctctcgactttgacgaaAACGCATCACTCGACGAGGTTGACGAGCTTAGCGGcagcgacgaggaagatgagcaaccgaagaagaagcaaaagaagggcaagaaggcacaagaagaagaggaggttgacgatTCCGCCCATGAGTTGACCAAGGCCATGGTTGCCAAGTGGGAGAAGGCGCTCAACGAGACCAAGTCGCTCAAGGCTGCTAAACAGACAGTGATCGCCTTTCGCTGCGCTGCCCACCTgaacgaggaggatgaggagaacCCACAACGCTACAGCATCAAAAACCCCGAGGTCTTTCACAAcatcttgatggtggccCTCAAGCTCATTCCTGAAGTCTTgaaccaccatctccctgtCAAGGAGTCCGCCGCCGGCAGAGCCTACGTCCAGACCGAGACCAAGAAGTTCAAGACGCTGTCCAACCTCATCAAGAGCTTTGCTGCTTccatcatccgcctcctTGGCACACTCTCAGACGACGCTACCGTCAAGCTCACACTCAACGCCCTTCAGCCACTCCTTCCTTATCTCTTGTCCTTCAGAAAGCTCCTCAAGGTGCTTATCAAGACTATTGTCGCTTTCTGGTCTCAACCCGCCAGCTCCGACAGCACCAGGATAACAGCCTTTCTAGTGATCCGCCGTCTCACGGTGGTTTCTGACAAGGGTGTCAGAGAAGCCGTTCTCAAGGCAACTTACCGCGGGTTGTTCGACAACAGCAAGcacaccaaccacaacacaaTCCAGGGCATCAACCTAATGAAGAACTCGGCCGCCGAGCTTTGGGGTCTGGATCAGTCTCTTGGCTACACCACCGCCTTCACCTCGATCCGCCAGCTCGCCATCCACCTCCGtaacagcatcatcaacaacaagcaagtCCACAACGTCTACAACTGGCAATTCGTCCACGCTCTGGATTTCTGGTCTTGCGTTCTTTCCGAGCACTGCAGCCCCCTGAAGGAGGCCGAAGCCGGAAAGGAATCCcagctcaagctcctcatCTACCCCCTGGTGCAGGTTACCCTGGGTGTGCTGCGCCTCATCCCAACAGCGATCTACTTTCCCCTGCGATTCCAGCTCATCCGCTCGCTTCTTCGCCTGTCGAGAGCGACGGACACTTATATCCCCCTCGCCTCTTGCCTCTTGGAGGTCCTCTCGTCGGCAGAGATGAAAAAGGCGCCCAAGCAGTCCACCCTCAAGCCTTTGGATTTTGCCGTCGCGTACAAGGCCCCCAAGTCGTACCTCCGCACGAGGGTCTATCAGGACGGCGTGGGGGAGCAAGTGGTGGAGCTGCTTTCGGAGTTTTTTGTCCTCTGGGCCAAGAGCATCGCGTTTCCGGAGTTTTcgctgccggtggtgatctcgctcaagaggtggttgaaggaggcgaggaagaggtcgACGGGGAATAAGAATGGGAAGCTGGGCgggagcttggtgttgcttgTGCAAAAGCTGGAGGCCAACGCCAAGTTTattgaggagaggagggccaAGGTGGAGTTTGCGCCCAAGGATAGGGCGCAGGTGGAGGGGTTTTTGAAGgatttggaggtggagaggacgcCGGTGGGGgcgtttgttgttggtcagaggaagctgagggaggagaggaggagggttgtggaggaggctaggaaggcggaggaggggaagaggagggaggaggagagggaggcgctggaggggggaggggggagtgatgatgaggggggtgaggaggaggaggaggatgagatggatgttgatgaggaggaattggaggcggatgaggaggaggaagagggcgaggacgaggaggagatggagagcgAGTAG
- a CDS encoding uncharacterized protein (EggNog:ENOG503NYP3; COG:S), which produces MAPLASEPRQVLHILNHAKRRAFYGLLIEITAYMRSQLELKDLPALHVHDRPSPLRIDPNARGSSIIDEEPTLIQVDNRNFVTQPNQELARITAAALEHFDKWRAETLTKLKELLAAQDDAKTMDERRKRTERMRQRKPAPAAAEGSLIDFGGGGSSSVRDDEAVRRERVTRLQLHWHPIPTRLTTISYEDRLESLSCILLELLSTGHYTAESRALAVYLASALEIPLDALNDEEIEIAKAMVEGSEEAAKQQRTRTMSADAEARKRQQQNQAGRFLKVGLASVAGAALIGVTGGLAAPVVAGAIGGLMGTVGLGGVASFLGIFWMNGALVGALFGAFGARMTGEMVDKYARDVEDFKFIPLADEWGTRNAANNKDARRLRVTIGINGWLTTKDDITKPWRHLSDDAEVFALRYELEALEGLGKSLEELVNSYAWNTVKMEILKRTVLATLWGALWPAYLLSMASTLDNPFSLAKNRSEKAGEVLADALINKVQGERPVTLIGYSLGARVIYSCLRSLAKRRAFGLIDSVVFIGAPVPSNREHWQMMRTVVSGRIYNAYSENDYILAFLYRTTSVQMGVAGLQEIEHIEGVENLNLSEEVQGHMRYAGLIEKILARCDLPVGQGVDKSIAKEANDTITIADLNNRPDNSGTLIDLEDLKISSPPQQPRRSKQDSPPPYSYAPSPSTQNTNFAKLQSQQPSRPKQQQTSTTIRSCPICNRNISTLSESQATTHVNSCLDGNQGIPSPSPTVFQPGRHPLRNNQPQKPTMTRSMTSHLQTEMDPFGLFSPSPPPGPPSKPAPHIPAPPDASRFPNLVNLDDSRPPTITRAQTVPAQPSTLARSDSPPRVIPLAAASTPAVYESSHYQGRNYDTEEEVDTDEEYGGGIKMVDNDDDELEYVDPRPMD; this is translated from the exons atggcgCCCCTCGCCAGCGAGCCTCGCCAGGTTCTGCACATCCTCAACCACGCCAAACGCAGAGCTTTTTATGGCCTCCTCATCGAGATCACAGCCTACATGCGCTCCCAGCTCGAGCTCAAGGACCTTCCCGCATTGCATGTTCATGACAGGCCGTCTCCTCTGCGCATTGACCCCAACGCCCGAGGGAGCAGCATCATCGACGAGGAGCCGACACTAATCCAAGTGGATAACCGCAACTTTgtcacccaacccaaccaagaACTCGCCCggatcaccgccgccgcgctTGAGCATTTTGACAAATGGAGAGCAGAGACATTGACCAAGCTTAAGGAGCTTCTCGCCGCCCAGGATGATGCCAAGACCATGGATGAGAGGCGGAAACGGACCGAGAGGATGAGGCAGAGGAAACCTGCGCCGGCAGCAGCGGAAGGGAGTTTGATTGACttcggtggagggggttcTTCATCAGTGAGAGATGATGAGGCAGTTCGGAGGGAGAGAGTGACACGGCTTCAGCTGCATTGGCATCCTATTCCCACAAGGTTGACCACCATCTCATATGAGGACAGATTGGAAAGTCTGAGTTGCATACTGCTGGAGTTGCTATCCACGGGTCATTACACAGCTGAGTCGAGAGCTTTGGCTGTGTATCTCGCCTCGGCTCTTGAAATTCCGCTGGATGCCTTGAACGAcgaggagattgagattGCAAAGGCCATGGTGGAAGGGTCAGAGGAGGCTGCCAAACAGCAGAGGACGAGGACCATGTCCGCTGACGCTGAAGCCAGGaagaggcagcagcaaaaccAGGCTGGCAGGTTTCTGAAAGTTGGCTTGGCGTCTGTTGCCGGAGCTGCGCTTATAGGAGTTACTGGTGGACTTGCTGCGCCAGTCGTAGCTGGAGCCATCGGAGGTCTCATGGGTACTGTTGggctgggtggtgttgcgTCTTTCTTGGGCATCTTCTGGATGAATGGAGCCCTCGTGGGCGCTTTATTTGGTGCTTTCGGAGCCCGCATGACG GGTGAAATGGTGGACAAGTACGCCCGAGATGTCGAGGACTTCAAGTTTATTCCGCTGGCAGATGAATGGGGAACCCGAAATGCAGCAAACAACAAGGACGCCAGGCGCTTGAGAGTTACTATAGGCATTAATGGCTGGCTAACCACCAAGGACGACATCACGAAACCGTGGCGGCATCTCTCCGACGACGCCGAAGTATTTGCGCTTCGGTACGAGCTGGAGGCTCTTGAGGGGCTTGGCAAGTCTCTTGAGGAACTCGTCAACTCGTATGCCTGGAACACTGTCAAGATGGAAATCCTGAAGCGTACAGTCTTGGCAACTCTCTGGGGAGCTTTGTGGCCGGCCTATCTCCTTTCTATGGCTTCGACATTGGACAACCCGTTCTCTCTCGCCAAGAACCGGTCTGAAAAGGCTGGTGAAGTGCTGGCAGACGCCCTGATCAACAAAGTCCAGGGTGAACGCCCAGTCACCCTGATCGGATACTCGCTCGGCGCTCGAGTTATTTACTCGTGCCTACGCTCTCTTGCAAAGCGTCGAGCCTTTGGTCTTATCGACTCTGTCGTCTTCATTGGTGCCCCTGTTCCCTCGAATAGAGAACACTGGCAGATGATGCGCACCGTAGTGTCCGGTAGGATCTACAACGCCTACTCCGAAAACGACTACATTCTCGCATTCCTATACCGCACCACATCTGTTCAAATGGGCGTGGCGGGTCTTCAAGAGATCGAACACATCGAAGGTGTTGaaaacctcaacctcagcgAGGAGGTTCAGGGGCACATGCGCTACGCAGGCCTGATCGAAAAGATACTCGCACGCTGCGATCTCCCCGTAGGCCAGGGCGTAGACAAGTCCATcgccaaagaagccaacgacaccatcaccatcgccgacctCAACAACCGACCAGACAACTCTGGCACCCTGATCGATTTGGAAGACCTCAAAATCTCCAGCCCTCCACAACAACCCCGGCGATCCAAACAAGACTCGCCACCCCCCTATTCCTAcgccccttccccctccacccaaaacaccaacttTGCCAAACTTCAATCCCAACAACCTTCCAGACCCAAGCAACAGcaaaccagcaccaccatccgaAGCTGCCCCATCTGCAACCGCAACATCTCCACCTTGTCAGAATCCCAAGCCACAACCCATGTCAACTCCTGCCTCGACGGCAACCAAGgaatcccatccccatccccaactgTCTTCCAACCAGGTCGCCACCCCCTGAgaaacaaccaaccccaaaaaccaaCCATGACCCGCAGCATGACCTCGCATCTCCAAACAGAAATGGACCCCTTCggtctcttctccccctccccacccccaggcCCGCCATCAAAACCCGCCCCTCACATTCCCGCCCCTCCTGACGCGTCCAGGTTCCCTAATCTGGTGAATCTGGATGATTCCAGGCCCCCGACGATCACCAGGGCGCAGACTGTTCCTGCGCAGCCGTCGACACTGGCAAGGTCGGATTCCCCGCCTAGGGTGATCCCCTTGGCTGCGGCGTCAACACCGGCGGTATATGAATCCTCGCATTATCAGGGGAGGAATTATgacaccgaggaggaggtcgacaCAGATGAGGAGTATGGAGGGGGGATCAAGATGGtggataatgatgatgatgagttggAGTATGTTGATCCTAGGCCTATGGATTGA